A single genomic interval of Actinomycetota bacterium harbors:
- a CDS encoding acyl-CoA dehydrogenase family protein: protein MTFNLQLTEEQIQAQKWAHEFAQKEMREAEVDGLAAHRYYDEHEEFPWPIVEKAAQIGLYGMDYYQMAGQDPSGLTSGLILEETFWGCAGIGLAIFGSGLCLAGLASSGTPEQIGEWAPRIFGTPDDVKVGAYAVTEPGAGSDVSRIRTRVERVDGGWVLNGEKIWITNGGIADVHVVVATVDPKLGHRGQASFIVTQDMDGFSMSKKQKKLGIRASHTAELTFQDVFVPDENLLGGEDKLNAKIEGARNPDRARKAKSGALSTFEATRPLVGIQAVGIARAAFEFARDYAMERETFGVPIIRHQAIAFKLADMATEIDAARLLCWRGINMGTTQTPYVQGEGSMAKLKAGKVAVWATDEAIQILGGFGYSREFPVEKWHRDAKIYEIFEGTKEIQQLVISRQIARAAGGDGA from the coding sequence GTGACCTTCAACCTCCAGCTCACCGAGGAGCAGATCCAGGCCCAGAAGTGGGCGCACGAGTTCGCCCAGAAGGAGATGCGTGAGGCGGAGGTCGACGGTCTCGCGGCCCACCGCTACTACGACGAGCACGAGGAGTTCCCCTGGCCCATCGTCGAGAAGGCGGCCCAGATCGGGCTGTACGGCATGGACTACTACCAGATGGCCGGGCAGGACCCCAGCGGCCTGACCTCGGGCCTCATCCTCGAGGAGACCTTCTGGGGTTGCGCGGGCATCGGGCTGGCGATCTTCGGTTCCGGGCTCTGCCTCGCGGGCCTCGCCTCGTCGGGAACGCCGGAACAGATCGGCGAGTGGGCTCCGCGCATCTTCGGGACCCCCGACGACGTCAAGGTCGGCGCCTACGCGGTCACCGAGCCAGGTGCCGGTTCGGACGTGTCGCGCATCCGGACCCGCGTCGAGAGGGTCGATGGGGGCTGGGTCCTCAACGGCGAGAAGATCTGGATCACCAACGGCGGCATTGCGGACGTCCACGTCGTCGTCGCGACCGTCGATCCCAAGCTCGGCCACCGCGGTCAGGCGTCGTTCATCGTCACCCAGGACATGGACGGCTTCTCGATGTCCAAGAAGCAGAAGAAGCTGGGCATCCGTGCCTCGCACACCGCCGAGCTGACCTTCCAGGACGTCTTCGTGCCCGACGAGAACCTGCTCGGTGGCGAGGACAAGCTGAACGCCAAGATCGAGGGCGCCCGCAACCCCGATCGGGCGCGGAAGGCCAAGTCCGGGGCGCTGTCCACCTTCGAGGCGACCCGCCCGCTGGTGGGGATCCAGGCGGTCGGCATCGCCCGCGCCGCGTTCGAGTTCGCGCGTGACTACGCGATGGAGCGCGAGACCTTCGGTGTACCGATCATCCGCCACCAGGCGATCGCTTTCAAGCTCGCCGACATGGCGACCGAGATCGACGCCGCTCGCCTGCTGTGCTGGCGCGGCATCAACATGGGGACGACCCAGACGCCCTACGTGCAGGGTGAGGGGTCCATGGCGAAGCTGAAGGCCGGCAAGGTCGCCGTGTGGGCCACCGACGAGGCGATCCAGATCCTCGGCGGCTTCGGCTACAGCCGCGAGTTCCCGGTCGAGAAGTGGCACCGCGATGCCAAGATCTACGAGATCTTCGAGGGCACCAAGGAGATCCAGCAGCTGGTCATCTCGCGTCAGATCGCCCGGGCCGCCGGCGGGGACGGTGCCTAG